The Roseovarius sp. EL26 genome contains the following window.
CAGCTGCGTCACGCCATGTTGTAATGCCGCCAATGCCTGATATGGGCAAGCCCGCCGTTTCTGGCGAGCGCGCAATTTCCGCCACCATATTCATCGCAATCGGTTTGACCGCAGGGCCACAATATCCGCCGTGCGTTCCCTTGCCATCGATGGTTGGTTGCGGTGCCATTGCGTCAAGATCAACTGATATGATCGAGTTGATCGTGTTAATCAGAGAGACCGCGTCCGCACCGCCCGCTTTGGCGGCGGCGGCGGGTTGGCGGATGTCGGTGATGTTGGGTGTCAATTTTACGATCACGGGTTTGGAATAATACTGCTTGCACCAGCGGGTCACCATTTCGATGTACTCGGGCACCTGACCCACGGCGGAGCCCATGCCGCGTTCGGCCATGCCGTGCGGGCAGCCAAAGTTCAGCTCGATGCCATCCGCGCCGGTGTCTTCCACCAATGGCAGGATCGCTTTCCAAGCATCTTCTTCACAGGGCACCATAAGCGAAACAATAATGGCGCGGTCCGGATAGTCAGCCTTCACACGTTTGATTTCTTCAAGGTTCTGATAAAGATCTCGATCAGTGATCAACTCGATGTTGTTAAGCCCCAAAACACGGCGATCTGCGCCATGGACTACGCCATACCGCGGCCCGTTTACATTGACGACCGGAGGCCCTTCGGAACCAAGCGTTTTCCACACAACGCCGCCCCAACCCGCCTCAAAGGCGCGTCTGACGTTGTACTCTTTGTCAGTTGGCGGAGCAGAGGCCAGCCAAAACGGATTTGGTGATTTGATGCCAAGAAAATTACTTGAAAGATCTGCCATTGAATTACCCTCGTCTTGTTTAGCTCTGAAGAGCTGCGTGAATGTTGATCGCTGCGTCGCGGCCCTCGGCAACGGCGGTCACGGTCAGATCGTCGCCACCCGTGGCGCAATCGCCTCCAGCCCAGACGTTTGCGAGACTGGTGTGTCCGTTTTTATCGACTTGGATTTTTCCACCAGACAAGGCCAGCTCTTCTGGTGCCCCCGCCAAATTCTGCCCGATGGCTTTGAAAACCTGATCTGCAGCGAGGTGAAACACTTCTCCGGTGGGCTCCAGTTTGCCATCTTTCGTTTCGGTATAGGCAAACTCGACGTTCAGACCGGTGCCATTGCAGACGATTTTTTCCGGTTGCGCGTTATAGATGATGCGCACGCCCTGAGAGGTCGCCAGCTGTTGTTCGTAGATCGAAGCGCTCATGCTGTCTTTGTCGCGTCGGTACACTAGCGACACGTCCTGCGCGCCTAATAGTTTGCTCTGCACCGCTGCATCGACCGCAGTCATGCCGCCGCCAATCACTACAACGCGCCGCCCGACATCGACCTTTTGCAAATCTTCGGCTTGCCGCACGTTTGAGATGAATGACACCGCATCAATAACATTCGCAGCATCTTCACCATCGCATCGCAAGGTGTTCACGCCTGACAGTCCCATGCCCAGAAATACGGCGTCAAAGCTGGCCAGAAGGTCCGGCAAGGAAAGCCCATCGCCAATCTTGCGACCGTACACCATGCTAATGCCGCCGACAGACAGCAGCCAGTCCAATTCTCGCTGGGCAAAGTTGTCCACTGACTTGTAAGCGGCGATGCCAAACTCATTCAGCCCGCCCCCCTTGGCGCGCGACTCATAGATAGTGACCTCGTGGCCG
Protein-coding sequences here:
- the preA gene encoding NAD-dependent dihydropyrimidine dehydrogenase subunit PreA: MADLSSNFLGIKSPNPFWLASAPPTDKEYNVRRAFEAGWGGVVWKTLGSEGPPVVNVNGPRYGVVHGADRRVLGLNNIELITDRDLYQNLEEIKRVKADYPDRAIIVSLMVPCEEDAWKAILPLVEDTGADGIELNFGCPHGMAERGMGSAVGQVPEYIEMVTRWCKQYYSKPVIVKLTPNITDIRQPAAAAKAGGADAVSLINTINSIISVDLDAMAPQPTIDGKGTHGGYCGPAVKPIAMNMVAEIARSPETAGLPISGIGGITTWRDAAEYIALGCGNVQVCTAAMTYGFNVVKEMISGLSQWMDEKGHTSIDDFVGMAVPNVTDWQYLNLNYVTKASISQDDCIKCGRCYAACEDTSHQAILMSEERTFTVDDTECVACNLCVEVCPVENCITMVEQAPGSIDLRTDRVVEKEHSDWTTHPNNPSAVAAE
- a CDS encoding NAD(P)-dependent oxidoreductase encodes the protein MTHSTSTSGIVSGRLDTTELAANFEDLHSPLSEHEAMVAADRCYFCYDAPCMTACPTSIDIPLFIRQISTGTPEASAMTIFEQNILGGMCARVCPTETLCEESCVREAAEGKPVEIGRLQRFATDTLMTKEQHPFKRAAPSGKSIAVVGAGPAGLACAHRLAMLGHEVTIYESRAKGGGLNEFGIAAYKSVDNFAQRELDWLLSVGGISMVYGRKIGDGLSLPDLLASFDAVFLGMGLSGVNTLRCDGEDAANVIDAVSFISNVRQAEDLQKVDVGRRVVVIGGGMTAVDAAVQSKLLGAQDVSLVYRRDKDSMSASIYEQQLATSQGVRIIYNAQPEKIVCNGTGLNVEFAYTETKDGKLEPTGEVFHLAADQVFKAIGQNLAGAPEELALSGGKIQVDKNGHTSLANVWAGGDCATGGDDLTVTAVAEGRDAAINIHAALQS